The nucleotide sequence TTGTCTTATCGCATTGTGTACTCAAAGCTTAGTTGGGTCAGAAAACATGATCAATATGGGAACATGAGATCTTGATCTTGGACTAGAATTGTTGGACAACATAGTAGAGTTCTTGGACCATACCGAAACACGTACAAGATCATACCTTATTTGATAATTAATGGTCCATGCCACTTAAAAGAAAACCAGGAACATAACTTGCAGAATGTATTTAAGGATACAATTGTTTAGTTTTGTTATAAAGGAGACACGAATAGGATTTGAGAAGGGTATAAAATTAAGGAATGTGATTCGCTTACGACTGATCTTTAGGTACATAAAATCATCTTCTTTTTTTTTCATCAAAGCATCTTTAGATTTAATTTGTTACAATAGATTTGGGGGTAATAACATATTGATTAAGGTGAATGCAGTTCTTTATTCCTCTTAGTTCTTATTAACCCTTTTATGATATTTATCTCGAACCTTGATTCTATTTAATATGACCTTAAACCTAAATGCCAAATATTCTAACACACAGGTAGCTACATACATAGATAGACACAAATGTATGTGAGAAGCTACAAACACATTTACATATAAATACACATGTGTACATAagtttatatacatatacacatatactacATTACATAACTAAGTAAAATGGTTGGAAGATATTAAGTAATTAATCCACACAAAAAAAAATATGGACGAGCACGAAAAGTTGTTGCCTATAGCAAATGTTGGCCGAATAATGAAACAGATCTTACCACCCACAGCCAAGATCTCGAAAGAATCAAAGGAAACGATGAACGAGTGCGCTTCAGAGTTCATAAGCTTTGTGACTGGGGAAGCATCTGCAAAGTGTCGTAACGATAACCGCAAGACAATAAATGGAGACGACATCTGTTGGGCTCTTGCATCTTTAGGGTTTGATGACTGCTCCAACGCGGTTGTGCGCTACTTGAATAAGTCAAGGGAGTTTGAGAGGGGTCGAGCAGCTGCGTCGTCGTCAGCAGCCAACCAAAATAAGCAAGACTATGTTGTTGCAGGGTCATCCAACTGCTCAGAAAGGAGATAGCTAGCAATCTAATTAAGTAATTCTTCATCTGAATTTACATGACTAATTAGGACTAAGTTGTCACACAAAACCTTGATGAGCATATGTAAAACTGTTATCTCTCTTCAACTGAAAGATAATTTAATAGTTATGCAATCTCTATCTGATCCCTTTGTGTatcataatgaatatatatatgtatgtccaaatagataaatatatatatatatatatatatatatatatatatatatatatatatatatatatatatatatatatatatatatatatatatatatatatatatatatatatatgtggatgtaTATCATATATTTTGATCCGATTGAAATTTACTTGAAAGTAAAAGTTTTTATCTGTTGGTGCATT is from Rutidosis leptorrhynchoides isolate AG116_Rl617_1_P2 chromosome 10, CSIRO_AGI_Rlap_v1, whole genome shotgun sequence and encodes:
- the LOC139871052 gene encoding nuclear transcription factor Y subunit B-4-like; the protein is MDEHEKLLPIANVGRIMKQILPPTAKISKESKETMNECASEFISFVTGEASAKCRNDNRKTINGDDICWALASLGFDDCSNAVVRYLNKSREFERGRAAASSSAANQNKQDYVVAGSSNCSERR